Proteins encoded within one genomic window of Kibdelosporangium phytohabitans:
- a CDS encoding MBL fold metallo-hydrolase: MASTRIQVIGGPTALIEYGGLRLLTDPTFDPPGDYPVNAGRGLAKTDGPAVPVEQIGHIDVVLLSHDEHPDNLDKTGRQMLADVPLVLTTVTGAERLGGTAKALPNWQSATVGGVTVIGVPALHGPRGAEAVVGEVIGFVLTGDGLPTVYVSGDNASLDVVEEVAFHTGPIDVAVLFAGGARVPVMNAYLTLTSAHAARAAAILDAKAVVPVHIEGWQHFTQGPGTIRDAFAERGLGDRLVLLEAGESAEF; the protein is encoded by the coding sequence ATGGCTTCAACCAGGATCCAGGTCATCGGCGGCCCGACCGCGCTCATCGAGTACGGCGGGCTGCGCCTGCTCACCGACCCCACCTTCGACCCGCCAGGCGACTACCCCGTCAACGCCGGACGCGGCCTCGCCAAGACCGACGGGCCCGCGGTGCCCGTCGAGCAGATCGGCCACATCGACGTCGTCCTGCTCTCCCACGACGAGCACCCGGACAACCTCGACAAGACCGGACGGCAGATGCTCGCGGACGTCCCGCTCGTGCTGACCACTGTGACCGGCGCGGAACGCCTTGGGGGAACGGCGAAGGCGCTGCCGAACTGGCAGAGCGCGACGGTGGGCGGCGTGACGGTCATCGGTGTCCCCGCCCTGCACGGCCCGAGGGGTGCCGAAGCAGTGGTCGGCGAGGTCATCGGGTTCGTGCTGACCGGCGACGGGCTGCCGACCGTGTACGTCAGCGGTGACAACGCCTCACTGGACGTCGTCGAGGAGGTCGCGTTCCACACCGGGCCGATCGACGTCGCGGTCCTGTTCGCCGGCGGGGCGCGCGTGCCCGTGATGAACGCCTACCTGACGCTCACCAGCGCCCACGCCGCCCGCGCCGCCGCGATCCTCGACGCGAAAGCCGTTGTGCCCGTTCACATCGAGGGATGGCAGCACTTCACGCAGGGCCCCGGCACGATCAGGGACGCCTTCGCCGAGCGCGGCCTCGGCGACCGGCTCGTGCTGCTCGAAGCAGGTGAGTCAGCCGAGTTCTGA
- a CDS encoding GlxA family transcriptional regulator: MSRDMSTVAVVMFDGAPLFETSVPISVYGVNRCAPDAPGFTLLAVAAEPGPVNTTGGIQMHAPHSLDAIKDAGIVVVPSWRDPRERPPEPVLEALREAHADGALIVGLCLGAFVLAAAGLLDGRRASTHWAFAPALAAAYPQVQVDASVLYVDDGDVVTSAGTTAGIDACLHVVRRLWGPAAATSIARTMVTPPQRSGGQAQYIDQPVPERAEDDELSRAMAYAVEHLDEVIEVESLAGHVHLSRRTFDRRFRATTGVSPLQWLLHQRILRAQQLLEHTDLPVDAIARQVGLSSAVSLRPPFRRVVGVSPQEYRATFRMAGIDR, translated from the coding sequence ATGAGTCGTGACATGTCCACGGTCGCGGTGGTGATGTTCGACGGCGCGCCGCTGTTCGAGACGTCCGTGCCGATCAGCGTGTACGGCGTCAACCGCTGCGCGCCGGACGCTCCCGGTTTCACGCTGCTCGCGGTGGCCGCCGAACCCGGCCCGGTCAACACGACGGGCGGCATCCAGATGCACGCGCCGCACTCGCTCGACGCGATCAAGGACGCGGGCATCGTGGTCGTGCCGTCCTGGCGTGACCCGCGTGAGCGACCGCCCGAGCCGGTTCTCGAGGCACTGCGGGAGGCGCACGCGGACGGCGCGTTGATCGTCGGCCTGTGCCTCGGCGCGTTCGTGCTGGCGGCGGCCGGATTGCTCGACGGCCGCCGGGCGAGCACCCACTGGGCGTTCGCGCCCGCGCTCGCGGCGGCGTACCCGCAGGTCCAGGTCGACGCGTCGGTGCTCTACGTCGACGACGGCGACGTGGTCACCAGCGCTGGAACAACCGCCGGGATCGACGCGTGCCTGCACGTCGTGCGGCGGTTGTGGGGCCCGGCCGCCGCGACGTCGATCGCGCGCACGATGGTCACACCGCCGCAGCGCAGCGGCGGTCAGGCGCAGTACATCGACCAGCCGGTGCCCGAACGCGCCGAGGACGACGAGCTGTCCAGGGCGATGGCGTACGCCGTCGAACACCTGGACGAGGTGATCGAGGTCGAGTCGCTCGCCGGGCACGTGCACCTCAGCCGTCGCACGTTCGACCGCAGGTTCCGCGCCACCACCGGTGTCTCGCCGCTGCAATGGCTACTGCACCAACGGATCCTGCGGGCACAGCAGCTGCTGGAGCACACCGATCTCCCGGTGGACGCGATCGCGCGGCAGGTCGGGCTGTCGTCGGCGGTGTCGCTGCGGCCGCCGTTCCGGCGAGTGGTCGGGGTCAGCCCGCAGGAGTACCGGGCCACGTTCCGGATGGCCGGAATCGATCGCTGA